The following proteins are co-located in the Pan troglodytes isolate AG18354 chromosome 5, NHGRI_mPanTro3-v2.0_pri, whole genome shotgun sequence genome:
- the CALHM4 gene encoding calcium homeostasis modulator protein 4 isoform X1 — protein sequence MCPTLNNIVSSLQRNGIFINSLIAALTIGGQQLFSSSTFSCPCQVGKNFYYGSAFLVIPALILLVAGFALRSQMWTITGEYCCSCAPPHRRISPLECKLACLRFFSITGRAVIAPLTWLAVTLLTGTYYECAASEFASVDHYPMFDNVSASKREEILAGFPCCRSAPSDVILVRDEIALLHRYQSQMLGWILITLATIAALVSCCVAKCCSPLTSLQHCYWTSHLQNERELFEQAAEQHSRLLMMHRIKKLFGFIPGSEDVKHIRIPSCQDWKDISVPTLLCMGDDLQGHYSFLGNRVDEDNEEDRSRGIELKP from the exons ATGTGCCCAACTCTCAACAATATTGTGTCTTCTCTGCAGAGAAATGGAATATTTATCAATTCTTTAATTGCAGCCTTGACTATTGGTGGGCAACAACTCTTCTCCTCTTCTACATTCAGCTGTCCTTGTCAGGTTGGAAAAAATTTCTATTATGGTTCTGCTTTTCTTGTCATTCCTGCCTTGATCCTTCTCGTTGCTGGCTTTGCTCTGAGAAGCCAAATGTGGACAATTACCGGTGAATACTGCTGCAGCTGTGCCCCTCCACACAGGAGAATCAGCCCCCTAGAGTGCAAGCTGGCTTGCCTTAGGTTCTTCAGCATCACTGGGAGGGCAGTTATTGCTCCTTTAACTTGGCTGGCGGTGACCCTGCTGACAGGCACGTACTATGAATGTGCAGCAAGTGAATTTGCATCTGTGGACCATTACCCAATGTTTGATAATGTCAGTGCCAGCAAACGAGAAGAGATCCTAGCTGGGTTTCCATGTTGCAGATCAGCTCCTTCTGACGTGATCCTAGTAAGAGATGAAATAGCTCTTCTGCACAGATACCAGTCACAG ATGCTGGGTTGGATTTTGATCACCTTGGCAACCATCGCTGCCTTAGTCTCCTGCTGTGTGGCAAAGTGCTGCTCTCCCCTCACCTCTCTGCAACATTGCTACTGGACCAGCCACCTCCAGAATGAGAGAGAACTCTTTGAACAAGCAGCAGAGCAGCACTCTCGGCTCCTCATGATGCATCGCATAAAGAAGCTATTTGGCTTCATTCCCGGGAGTGAAGACGTCAAACACATCCGCATTCCTTCTTGTCAGGACTGGAAAGATATTTCAGTACCCACTCTTTTATGCATGGGTGATGACTTGCAAGGTCACTATAGCTTCCTTGGAAATAGGGTGGATGAGGATAATGAGGAAGACAGATCAAGAGGTATTGAATTAAAACCTTGA
- the CALHM4 gene encoding calcium homeostasis modulator protein 4 isoform X2: MAPRSAKETFRINPNVAANLSAPSDVILVRDEIALLHRYQSQMLGWILITLATIAALVSCCVAKCCSPLTSLQHCYWTSHLQNERELFEQAAEQHSRLLMMHRIKKLFGFIPGSEDVKHIRIPSCQDWKDISVPTLLCMGDDLQGHYSFLGNRVDEDNEEDRSRGIELKP, from the exons ATGGCCCCCAGATCTGCCAAGGAGACCTTCAGGATAAACCCAAATGTAGCAGCAAATTt ATCAGCTCCTTCTGACGTGATCCTAGTAAGAGATGAAATAGCTCTTCTGCACAGATACCAGTCACAG ATGCTGGGTTGGATTTTGATCACCTTGGCAACCATCGCTGCCTTAGTCTCCTGCTGTGTGGCAAAGTGCTGCTCTCCCCTCACCTCTCTGCAACATTGCTACTGGACCAGCCACCTCCAGAATGAGAGAGAACTCTTTGAACAAGCAGCAGAGCAGCACTCTCGGCTCCTCATGATGCATCGCATAAAGAAGCTATTTGGCTTCATTCCCGGGAGTGAAGACGTCAAACACATCCGCATTCCTTCTTGTCAGGACTGGAAAGATATTTCAGTACCCACTCTTTTATGCATGGGTGATGACTTGCAAGGTCACTATAGCTTCCTTGGAAATAGGGTGGATGAGGATAATGAGGAAGACAGATCAAGAGGTATTGAATTAAAACCTTGA